CGTCGCCATGGTCGTCCTCTGGTTCGCGCTGGCCGGGCTGGTCGAGGTCGGCGCGAGCCGGCTCCGGGACGGCTTCGAGGCCGAGAAGGTTCGGACGCCGGCCCGGAACGCCCGGACGCTGTTCCTCGCCGCGTCGGTCGTCGCGGTCCTGCTGCTGCTCGACGCCGGCATCATCCTCGGGGTGTAGGGCGGCGTCGCCGGCATGCCATCGCTTTTCCGGAACCGCAGCCCCCAAAGCCGCGCGTACCCGATGGGCGGCCGTGACCGAGGGCCACGTCAACGCCGGCTTCGAGCGGCTGTTCGGGACGGACGATCTCACGTTCGGCGTCGGGTTCCCGCTGACCGAGTCCCGGGAGTCCCGGCCGCCGGTCGGCGAGGAGATGGACCTCGCCGCCCGCGCGGAGGCGCTGGGCTACGACGCGCTGTGGGCGCGGGACGTCCCGCTGTACTGGCCGCGCTTCGGCGACGCCGGGCAGACCTTCGACCCCTGGACCTGGCTGAGCCACGCCGCGGCGCACACCGACGAGATAGCCTTGGGCACCGCAAGCGTCGTCCTGCCGCTGCGGCACCCGCTCCACGTCGCCAAGGAGGCGGCGTCGCTGGACCGCATCTCCGAGGGTCGGTTCGTCATGGGCGTCGCGACGGGCGACCGCGACCCGGAGTTCGCCGCGTTCGACGTCGACGCCGAGGAGCGAGGCGAGCGCTTCCGCGAACACGTCGACCTCCTGCGGACGCTCTGGACCGATGAGTTCCCCGAGGCCGAGGGGTCGTGGGGGTCGCTCGACAGCGAGATGGACCTCGTCCCGAAGCCGACGGCGGAGACGATACCGATGCTCCCGACCGGCCACGCCCGCCAGGAAGTCGAGTGGATCGCCGAACACGGCGACGGCTGGTTCTTCTACCACCTCCCCGAGGACACGCTCGAATCGTACCTCGACGACTGGCGCGAGGCCGCGGGCGAGAAGCCCTACGCGACGGCCGTCCGGACCGAACTCGCCGACAACCCGGCGGCCGATCCGGAGCCGCTCCACCTCGGCTACCGCGCCGGCAGCGAGTGGTACGCCGACTACTTCCGCCGGCTGGACGACCTGGGCGTCGACCACGTCCTCGTCTCGACGTGGGGCGACGAACCGGAGCGGGAGCTGACCCGCTTCGCCGAAAACGTGATCGAGCGGGTCTGATCTCTGGTATTTACACCCGTCAGATGGTGGCAAATACCCTCTAAAGGTGGCTAATACCAGAAGTCAGAGCCGCTCGTCGAGGTGATCGGCGCACTGCAGCGCCAGCGCGGCGATGGTGAGCGTGGGGTTCATCGAGCCCGCCGTCGGGAAGACACTGGAGGAGGCGACCCAGAGGTTCGCGACGTCGTGGGTCCGCAGGCGGGGGTTCACGACGCTCTCCGCCGGATCGGTCCCCATCCGCGTGGTACCCATGTGGTGGAAGGCCGGGCCGGTCTCGTCCGGGCCGACCGTCCACTCGACGTCGGCTCCCAGTTCGCCGAGGACGG
This genomic interval from Halomicrobium urmianum contains the following:
- a CDS encoding TIGR03571 family LLM class oxidoreductase — translated: MTEGHVNAGFERLFGTDDLTFGVGFPLTESRESRPPVGEEMDLAARAEALGYDALWARDVPLYWPRFGDAGQTFDPWTWLSHAAAHTDEIALGTASVVLPLRHPLHVAKEAASLDRISEGRFVMGVATGDRDPEFAAFDVDAEERGERFREHVDLLRTLWTDEFPEAEGSWGSLDSEMDLVPKPTAETIPMLPTGHARQEVEWIAEHGDGWFFYHLPEDTLESYLDDWREAAGEKPYATAVRTELADNPAADPEPLHLGYRAGSEWYADYFRRLDDLGVDHVLVSTWGDEPERELTRFAENVIERV